In a genomic window of Thermoanaerobaculales bacterium:
- a CDS encoding S9 family peptidase: MQYRVARALAIVTISLAASGSSRAATASGISPRAILSANAIQDVQLSPDGGAVAYELRRTDWEHNRYDTELWLVGTDPGAAPRKLLDGPAGTSAYRSLHAVWRPDGRSLVYFSTRDGATRLWELEVASGAERPLTAMAEGWREEDPRGVPANLLRWSPDGSRLAFVALVVPPVDPANDPGGDAVKGYVASPFWPNDHGTPTGQLWVLDVADGRLARVTPDTLSVSDIAWSPDSRRLVVSALPVTDGRILNPFQATGLDNDLYVVDAATGTHSILVAQPGWDIRPAWSPDGRWISFVSQRGVKDWNYGSWVAVVPAAGGPVSYPDADAERERGSAPGELTWDARSEGVYFDAFRRGGRHLFHASREGQVRQITPDGGDYYEHFSVLPERDLVAMTAERPATPADIVTSPLGRFDARALTAVNPEWPREGLPAMETLSWRSADGTLIHGHLLLPPGRRPSDRPLPTLVYLPGGPSMVRTGFQFDESLYPFLTFASRGYAVFVPNSRGRGGWGRALRQAMPEHGDFLPGPYADVMAGVDSLVERGIADPERLGLAGFSYGACLTGYAITRTDRFRAASIGEGYFDWVHAQFTAAGNPEYVQLRRDQTGFRLPWEPGALQELMEQSPSYQADRIRTPVLLEYGEASAARDAGAPFYGILQHFQVPSVLVVYPRTGHGIDEPLLLLDSFERNLAWFERWLLTEPTGDPAAGADEVERRER, translated from the coding sequence ATGCAGTACCGTGTCGCACGAGCGCTCGCGATCGTGACCATCTCGCTCGCCGCGTCGGGGAGCTCGCGAGCAGCGACGGCCTCCGGGATCTCTCCGCGCGCGATCCTGTCGGCCAACGCCATCCAGGATGTCCAGCTCTCCCCCGACGGCGGCGCGGTCGCCTACGAGCTGCGCAGAACGGATTGGGAGCACAACCGCTACGACACCGAGCTGTGGCTGGTGGGCACGGATCCCGGCGCGGCGCCCCGCAAGCTCCTCGACGGACCGGCGGGCACGTCGGCCTACCGCAGCCTGCACGCCGTCTGGAGGCCGGACGGTCGGTCGCTCGTCTACTTCTCGACCCGTGACGGCGCCACCCGGCTGTGGGAGTTGGAGGTCGCGAGCGGAGCCGAGCGGCCGCTCACCGCCATGGCGGAGGGCTGGCGCGAGGAGGACCCCCGGGGCGTGCCGGCCAACCTGCTGCGCTGGTCGCCGGACGGCTCCCGGCTGGCCTTCGTCGCGCTCGTCGTGCCGCCGGTCGACCCGGCGAACGATCCCGGCGGAGATGCCGTCAAGGGTTACGTCGCCAGCCCGTTCTGGCCGAACGACCACGGCACGCCGACCGGCCAGCTGTGGGTCCTCGACGTCGCCGACGGGAGGCTCGCCCGAGTGACCCCAGACACCCTCTCGGTCAGCGACATCGCCTGGTCCCCCGATAGCCGGCGGCTTGTCGTCTCCGCTCTTCCGGTGACCGACGGCCGGATCCTCAATCCCTTCCAGGCCACCGGACTGGACAACGACCTCTACGTGGTGGACGCGGCGACCGGCACTCACAGCATCCTGGTGGCGCAGCCCGGCTGGGACATCAGGCCGGCCTGGTCACCGGACGGCCGCTGGATCTCGTTCGTCTCCCAGCGCGGCGTCAAGGACTGGAACTACGGCTCCTGGGTCGCCGTCGTGCCGGCGGCCGGCGGCCCGGTCTCCTACCCGGACGCCGACGCGGAGCGGGAGCGGGGCAGCGCGCCCGGCGAGCTGACCTGGGACGCCCGCAGCGAAGGGGTCTACTTCGACGCCTTCCGTCGGGGGGGCCGCCACCTGTTCCACGCGAGCCGGGAGGGCCAGGTCCGCCAGATCACCCCGGACGGCGGCGACTACTACGAGCACTTCAGCGTGCTGCCCGAGCGCGACCTGGTGGCGATGACCGCGGAGCGGCCCGCGACGCCGGCCGACATCGTGACCTCTCCGCTCGGCCGCTTCGATGCGCGGGCGCTGACTGCGGTCAACCCCGAGTGGCCGCGCGAGGGGCTCCCGGCGATGGAGACGCTGTCGTGGCGGAGCGCCGACGGCACGCTGATCCATGGCCACCTGCTGCTGCCGCCGGGCCGGCGCCCCAGCGACCGCCCGCTGCCGACGCTGGTGTACCTCCCGGGCGGGCCGTCGATGGTGCGGACCGGCTTCCAGTTCGACGAGTCGCTCTACCCGTTCCTCACCTTCGCCTCGCGCGGCTATGCGGTCTTCGTCCCCAACAGCCGCGGCCGCGGCGGCTGGGGGCGCGCCCTCCGGCAGGCGATGCCGGAGCACGGCGACTTCCTCCCCGGCCCATACGCCGACGTGATGGCAGGCGTCGACTCGCTGGTGGAGCGCGGCATCGCCGACCCCGAGCGGCTGGGGCTCGCCGGGTTCAGCTACGGAGCCTGCCTGACGGGCTACGCCATCACCCGAACCGATCGCTTCCGCGCCGCCTCGATCGGCGAGGGCTACTTCGACTGGGTTCACGCCCAGTTCACGGCGGCCGGAAATCCGGAGTACGTCCAGCTCCGGCGCGACCAGACCGGCTTCCGGCTGCCCTGGGAGCCCGGGGCGCTGCAGGAGCTCATGGAGCAGTCGCCCTCCTACCAGGCGGATCGCATTCGCACGCCGGTCCTTCTCGAGTACGGCGAGGCCAGTGCGGCGCGCGATGCCGGCGCGCCGTTCTACGGAATCCTGCAGCACTTCCAGGTGCCCTCGGTGCTCGTGGTCTACCCGCGCACCGGGCACGGCATCGACGAGCCCCTGCTGCTGCTCGACAGCTTCGAGCGCAATCTCGCGTGGTTCGAGCGCTGGCTGCTCACTGAGCCCACCGGCGATCCAGCGGCTGGCGCGGACGAGGTCGAGAGGAGGGAGAGATGA